The following proteins are encoded in a genomic region of Triticum dicoccoides isolate Atlit2015 ecotype Zavitan chromosome 1B, WEW_v2.0, whole genome shotgun sequence:
- the LOC119349468 gene encoding 60S ribosomal protein L37a-1 isoform X1 — MYVQTKRTKKAGIVGKYGTRYGASLRKQIKKMEVSQHSKYFCEFCGKFAVKRKAVGIWGCKDCGKVKAGGAYTMNTASAVTVRSTIRRLREQTEA; from the exons ATGTATGTACAGACGAAGCGCACCAAGAAGGCTGGAATCGTTGGCAAATATG GTACAAGGTACGGTGCCAGTCTGCGTAAGCAGATCAAGAAGATGGAGGTCTCCCAGCACTCCAAGTACTTCTGTGAGTTCTGTGGCAAG TTTGCCGTGAAGAGGAAAGCAGTCGGAATCTGGGGATGCAAGGACTGCGGGAAGGTTAAGGCCGGTGGTGCCTATACCATGAA CACCGCCAGTGCGGTCACTGTCAGGAGCACGATCCGTCGCCTGAGGGAGCAGACTGAAGCTTGA
- the LOC119349467 gene encoding probable sodium/metabolite cotransporter BASS1, chloroplastic, translating to MALLRRPPLARTAAAASLPHHRLRLATPHTHLTRPPPSTPRLRISAAPSLRPLRGIPSSRCHAAARDPAPAPSQVPGGARAALVRVGEALSLGFPLWVASACALALWRPASFLWVTPTAQMVGLSFTMLGMGMTLTLDDLRTALLMPKELAAGFLLQYTVMPLSGYLISKLLNLPSHYAAGLILVSCCPGGTASNIVTYLARANVALSVLMTAASTFAAAFMTPLLTSKLAGQYVAVDPMGLFVSTSQVVLAPVLLGALLNQYMGRLVELVSPLMPFIAVATVAVLCGNAIAQNASAILASGLQVVLSVICLHGCGFFFGYVLSRMLGIDIASSRTISIEVGMQNSVLGVVLAGKHFGSPLTAVPCAVSSICHSVYGSLLAGVWRSMPPNDKQGA from the exons ATGGCTCTCCTCCGGCGGCCACCACTCgctcgcaccgccgccgccgcatccctcccccaccaccgcctccgcctcgCCACCCCGCACACACACCTCACCAGACCCCCTCCCTCCACTCCCCGCCTCCGCATCAGCGCGGCCCCCTCGCTCCGCCCCCTCCGCGGCATTCCGTCGAGCAGGTGCCATGCGGCGGCGAGAGATCCGGCGCCGGCGCCCTCTCAGGTACCCGGCGGCGCGCGGGCCGCGCTGGTGCGCGTCGGGGAGGCGCTGTCGCTCGGGTTCCCGCTGTGGGTCGCGTCGGCCTGCGCGCTCGCGCTGTGGCGGCCGGCGAGCTTCCTCTGGGTCACCCCCACCGCCCAGATGGTCGGCCTGTCCTTCACCATGCTCG GAATGGGAATGACATTGACGCTTGATGACCTGAGAACCGCGCTGCTGATGCCCAAGGAGTTGGCTGCTGGGTTTCTACTTCAATACACT GTGATGCCACTGTCCGGATATCTCATCAGCAAGTTATTGAACCTGCCATCCCATTATGCTGCTGGACTGATTTTGGTTTCCTGTTGCCCTGGAG GCACAGCGAGCAACATTGTTACCTACTTAGCAAG GGCAAATGTTGCTCTTTCAGTGCTGATGACAGCAGCAAGCACTTTTGCTGCAGCG TTCATGACTCCTCTCTTGACATCAAAACTGGCCGGGCAATACGTCGCAGTAGACCCTATGGGACTGTTTGTGTCGACATCTCAG GTTGTCCTAGCGCCCGTTCTCTTGGGTGCTCTGCTTAATCAGTACATGGGCCGTTTGGTTGAGCTGGTTTCTCCCTTGATGCCGTTCATTGCTGTGGCAACAGTGGCTGTTCTATGCGGCAATGCAATTGCACAGAATGCTTCGGCCATCCTAGCATCTGGCCTACAAGTGGTGCTATCGGTTATCTGCCTGCATGGATGTGGCTTCTTCTTTGGCTATGTGCTTTCAAGGATGCTCGGCATCGATATCGCTTCATCACGAACAATCTCGATCGAGGTTGGCATGCAG AACTCGGTGCTGGGTGTGGTTCTCGCGGGCAAGCACTTCGGCAGCCCTCTCACGGCGGTTCCGTGCGCGGTCTCGAGCATCTGCCACTCGGTGTATGGTAGCCTCTTGGCCGGGGTGTGGAGGTCCATGCCCCCGAATGACAAGCAGGGGGCATGA
- the LOC119349468 gene encoding 60S ribosomal protein L37a-1 isoform X2: protein MTKRTKKAGIVGKYGTRYGASLRKQIKKMEVSQHSKYFCEFCGKFAVKRKAVGIWGCKDCGKVKAGGAYTMNTASAVTVRSTIRRLREQTEA from the exons ACGAAGCGCACCAAGAAGGCTGGAATCGTTGGCAAATATG GTACAAGGTACGGTGCCAGTCTGCGTAAGCAGATCAAGAAGATGGAGGTCTCCCAGCACTCCAAGTACTTCTGTGAGTTCTGTGGCAAG TTTGCCGTGAAGAGGAAAGCAGTCGGAATCTGGGGATGCAAGGACTGCGGGAAGGTTAAGGCCGGTGGTGCCTATACCATGAA CACCGCCAGTGCGGTCACTGTCAGGAGCACGATCCGTCGCCTGAGGGAGCAGACTGAAGCTTGA